A region from the Metarhizium brunneum chromosome 7, complete sequence genome encodes:
- the aflO_1 gene encoding Demethylsterigmatocystin 6-O-methyltransferase: MYTLLTKAKNFLEATINAGQRKVLGALRKLSQALESPQDSAQRIMYLQIQIALVRIGCDLRLFDILAESPTPLSVDVLSQKTGAAPTLLGRVLRYLSSHGVIKEIGKNTFTNNKITKTFTYPGFRGGIYHYHDNVGPAIQALPDFLKENKYQDITSAVDTPLQKAWNTDLPAFIWVQSKPENFTHFNQFMAGGRLGMPTWLDAYPYKEKTKGLKTEQPFFIDVGGGIGHQAVALREKLPELPNKIILQDIPATLEHAIKHPGIEIVAQDLFEPQTITNARIYYMRNIIHDYPDDKAIVILKNTITAMAPDSVILIDDMVLPDCGVPWQATQIDLVMMSTLASQERTHEQWFSLLSKAGLKINKIYTYTASLQDGIIEAVPALM; encoded by the exons ATGTATACTTTACTAACTAAAGCTAAAAATTTTCTTGAGGCCACTATTAACGCTGGTCAGAGAAAAGTTCTGGGTGCTCTCCGCAAGCTATCCCAAGCGCTGGAATCCCCTCAGGATTCCGCGCAGAGAATTATGTACCTA CAAATCCAGATTGCATTAGTTCGAATCGGTTGCGATCTGAGGCTCTTTGACATTCTTGCTGAAAGCCCAACACCTCTGTCTGTCGATGTCTTGTCGCAAAAGACTGGCGCGGCACCGACGCTTCTGG GGCGCGTCCTGCGGTACCTATCATCTCATGGAGTAATTAAGGAGATCGGGAAGAATACCTTCACCAACAATAAAATCACAAAGACATTCACTTATCCTGGCTTCCGGGGTGGCATTTACCATTA TCACGATAATGTTGGCCCTGCTATCCAGGCTCTTCCTGATTTTCTCAAAGAAAATAAATACCAGGATATTACTAGTGCTGTTGACACGCCTCTCCAGAAGGCATGGAACACCGATCTTCCTGCTTTTATCTGGGTCCAATCCAAGCCGGAAAACTTCACGCACTTCAACCAATTTATGGCTGGTGGCCGCCTAGGCATGCCTACCTGGCTAGACGCTTACCCATACAAGGAGAAGACCAAGGGGCTTAAAACAGAACAGCCATTCTTTATCGACGTTGGAGGCGGAATTGGACATCAGGCTGTTGCTCTTCGAGAGAAACTGCCCGAGTTACCAAATAAGATTATCCTACAAGATATTCCTGCAACGCTAGAGCATGCTATTAAGCACCCAGGCATTGAAATTGTGGCACAAGACTTATTCGAGCCGCAGACTATTACCAACGCCCGGATCTACTACATGCGTAATATTATTCACGACTACCCCGACGATAAGGCTATAGTTATCCTTAAGAATACTATTACTGCTATGGCCCCCGACTCGGTTATTCTGATTGACGATATGGTACTGCCTGATTGTGGCGTCCCCTGGCAGGCTACCCAGATCGACCTTGTGATGATGAGCACCCTAGCGTCCCAGGAGCGCACACACGAGCAATGGTTTTCCCTTCTCAGCAAAGCCGGGTTGAAGATAAATAAGATATACACGTACACGGCTAGTCTGCAGGATGGCATTATCGAGGCTGTGCCTGCTTTAATGTGA
- the PHO2_1 gene encoding Acid phosphatase → MRFSTLLAGLTLGFASSSQAINILLNNDDGFASGNLREVYRLLKTAGHDVWIVAPATEQSSQGGRSSFTELGNLTGPSQYDIIPAGAPSVGTDPHDSQIWYYNGTPAACTFVALDYVLPRHAPFHVPDLIVTGPNFGANLGPFVWTLSGTAGASYAATERSVPSIAIAGSNKKIAYFDIKNETNEATWTARVSVKVIEQIIRSAPDGGPLLPLGYGLTVNIPLLTANNTDPEIVQTRMTGNAHINEAVWDPATGVFHWANIKPYSAGLNACVNGDCRLPGETYVVESGRVSVSVYITDYDAPATEYTQSIRERVKPLTKNCSTAK, encoded by the exons ATGCGCTTCTCAACTTTGCTGGCGGGCTTGACGCTGGGCTTTGCATCTTCGTCGCAGGCAATCAACATTCTCCTCAACAATGACGACGGGTTTGCATCAGGGAATCTGCGCGAGGTGTACCGCTTGTTGAAAACGGCCGGTCACGACG TCTGGATTGTTGCGCCGGCCACCGAACAGagcagccaaggcggccGTTCATCCTTCACAGAACTCGGCAACCTGACTGGGCCGTCACAATACGACATTATTCCCGCGGGCGCCCCTTCA GTCGGCACCGACCCTCACGATTCCCAAATCTGGTACTACAACGGAACACCCGCCGCGTGTACGTTTGTTGCGCTAGACTACGTTCTTCCCCGACACGCGCCCTTCCACGTCCCCGACCTCATCGTGACGGGACCGAATTTCGGAGCCAACCTCGGTCCATTTGTTTGGACCCTGTCAGGAACCGCCGGCGCATC CTACGCCGCAACGGAGCGATCCGTGCCAAGCATCGCCATTGCGGGGAGTAATAAAAAGATTGCCTATTTCGACATCAAAAACGAAACCAACGAGGCCACATGGACGGCCAGGGTCTCGGTAAAGGTCATTGAGCAAATCATCCGCAGCGCTCCCGACGGCGGCCCCCTGCTTCCTCTGGGCTACGGCTTGACCGTCAACATTCCCCTTCTCACGGCGAACAATACGGATCCCGAGATTGTCCAGACACGCATGACGGGAAACGCGCACATCAATGAGGCCGTTTGGGATCCAGCCACGGGCGTCTTTCATTGGGCCAATATCAAGCCGTACTCGGCGGGTCTGAATGCGTGTGTGAATGGTGACTGTCGGCTTCCTGGCGAGACGTATGTTGTGGAGAGTGGGAGGGTTTCTGTGTCGGTGTACATTACTGATTATGATGCGCCTGCGACCGAGTACACGCAGAGCATAAGGGAGCGCGTCAAGCCCCTGACGAAGAACTGTTCAACAGCGAAATAG